Proteins from one Acidiphilium multivorum AIU301 genomic window:
- the nuoL gene encoding NADH-quinone oxidoreductase subunit L — MQHFLWLVPALPLLGSIVLMLGTGRLSHRAEALIGVLSVGLAAVVAFAIAGAFLLDPPAGAAYQQSLWRWFAVGHFSFGIALRVDPLSLLMMLVTSGVGFLIHLFSTEFMEGEEGYGRFFAYLNLFVAAMLLLVMADNFLVLYAGWEGVGLCSYLLIGFWWRDPANGLAARKAFIVTRVGDTAFLIGLLLIASRLGTLNIAGAMRDAAHTWHPGSPAATLIAFLLLGGAVGKSAQLPLQTWLPDAMAGPTPVSALIHAATMVTAGVYLIARTHVLFLLAPAAEITVGIVGAATLLLAGFSALAQNDIKRILAYSTMSQIGYMFLALGVGAWRAAMFHFMTHAFFKALLFLSAGAVTMRLHHEQDIYRMGGLARRLPAAFWSFLIGSAALAALPLITSGFYSKEAILSGAWADGNGGRVLWLAGVIGAFVTGVYIFRAVFIAFFGEEHTHVSGSYGWRVIVPLVVLSVLSLVGGFIELPPAFGHVTLLSRLLAPVLPPTREVTDMTPLLLASAASILGIALAAVLYWRPSRPPAETPLWRFWHAAAGFDALYDRLLVRPVIWAARVDRDDFIDSFYDGIAWATQAIHRAIRRTQTGRVRLYAASLAVGSVGLIAIAVLR, encoded by the coding sequence ATGCAGCATTTCCTCTGGCTCGTCCCCGCGCTGCCGCTCCTCGGCTCGATCGTCCTGATGCTCGGCACCGGGCGCCTGTCGCACCGCGCCGAGGCGCTGATCGGCGTGCTCTCGGTCGGCCTCGCCGCCGTCGTCGCCTTCGCCATCGCCGGCGCCTTCCTGCTCGATCCGCCGGCCGGCGCCGCCTACCAGCAGTCCCTGTGGCGCTGGTTCGCGGTCGGGCATTTCTCCTTCGGCATCGCCCTGCGGGTCGATCCGCTCTCGCTGCTGATGATGCTCGTCACCAGCGGCGTCGGCTTCCTCATCCATCTCTTCTCGACCGAGTTCATGGAGGGCGAGGAGGGCTACGGCCGGTTCTTCGCCTATCTCAACCTTTTCGTCGCCGCCATGCTGCTGCTGGTGATGGCCGACAATTTCCTCGTCCTCTACGCCGGCTGGGAAGGGGTCGGGCTCTGCTCCTACCTGCTGATCGGCTTCTGGTGGCGCGACCCCGCCAACGGCCTCGCCGCGCGCAAGGCCTTCATCGTCACCCGCGTCGGCGACACCGCCTTCCTGATCGGCCTGCTGCTGATCGCGAGCCGCCTCGGCACGCTGAACATCGCCGGGGCGATGCGGGATGCCGCTCACACCTGGCATCCCGGCTCGCCGGCCGCGACGCTGATCGCCTTCCTCCTGCTCGGCGGCGCCGTCGGCAAGTCCGCGCAGTTGCCGCTGCAGACCTGGCTGCCCGACGCGATGGCCGGCCCCACCCCGGTCAGCGCGCTCATCCACGCCGCGACGATGGTCACCGCCGGCGTCTACCTCATCGCCCGCACCCATGTGCTGTTCCTGCTCGCGCCGGCGGCGGAAATCACCGTCGGCATCGTCGGCGCGGCGACGCTGCTGCTCGCCGGCTTCAGCGCCCTCGCGCAGAACGACATCAAGCGCATCCTCGCCTATTCGACGATGAGCCAGATCGGCTACATGTTCCTCGCCCTGGGCGTCGGCGCCTGGCGCGCGGCGATGTTCCACTTCATGACGCACGCCTTCTTCAAGGCGCTGCTGTTCCTCTCGGCCGGCGCCGTCACCATGCGCCTGCATCACGAGCAGGACATCTACCGGATGGGCGGCCTCGCCCGCCGCCTGCCCGCCGCCTTCTGGAGCTTCCTGATCGGCAGCGCCGCCCTTGCCGCCCTGCCGCTGATAACCTCGGGGTTCTACAGCAAGGAGGCGATCCTCTCGGGCGCCTGGGCCGACGGCAATGGCGGCCGCGTGCTCTGGCTCGCCGGCGTCATCGGCGCCTTCGTCACCGGGGTCTACATCTTCCGCGCCGTCTTCATCGCCTTTTTCGGCGAGGAACACACCCATGTCAGCGGCTCCTACGGCTGGCGCGTCATCGTGCCGCTGGTGGTGCTCTCGGTGCTGTCGCTGGTCGGCGGCTTCATCGAACTGCCCCCGGCCTTCGGCCACGTCACGCTGCTCTCCAGGCTCCTCGCCCCGGTGCTGCCCCCGACCAGGGAGGTGACCGACATGACCCCGCTGCTCCTCGCCAGCGCCGCGTCCATCCTCGGCATCGCGCTGGCCGCCGTGCTCTACTGGCGCCCGTCGCGCCCGCCGGCCGAAACGCCGCTCTGGCGCTTCTGGCACGCCGCCGCCGGGTTCGACGCGCTCTATGACCGCCTGCTGGTCCGCCCCGTGATCTGGGCCGCCCGGGTCGACCGCGACGATTTCATCGACAGTTTCTACGACGGCATCGCCTGGGCCACGCAGGCGATCCACCGGGCGATCCGGCGCACCCAGACCGGCCGGGTCCGCCTCTATGCCGCGAGCCTCGCCGTCGGCTCGGTCGGCCTCATCGCGATCGCGGTGCTGCGATGA
- the nuoM gene encoding NADH-quinone oxidoreductase subunit M, whose product MILFWLLIFPAVGGVLAWIAGTRNPDAPRWVSIAVLTLELLMALPLIGAAAAPGHGAWIAQFDHSWIPQLGISFELDLDGLSLVLILLTIVLSLICVVISWTEITDRSGLFHANLLWTTTGVIGVFLALDLFLFFFFWELMLVPMYFMIALWGHENRSYAAIKFFLFTQGSGLLMLVSILVLVFIHQRATGDLTFDYFALLGTKMSPTTGFLLMLGFFIAFAVKLPAVPFHTWLPDAHTEAPTAGSVLLAGILLKTGAYGLIRFVVPLFPAAAHAFAPVAMALAVAGILYGALLAFGQNDLKRLVAYSSISHMGFVLLGVFAWSTLALQGVVAQMVAHGISTGALFVLVGALQERIHTRDMRRMGGLWGQVPRLSACGMFFAIASLGLPGLGNFIGEFLILLGSFQASVVFTVIATFGLVAAAAYSLLLVQRAFHGAAREPAPHRAIADLSAPHLAVMAVLVVAIVGLGLYPQPVFDEVAPGLSAVQHSAAVSASMPEHLAERAP is encoded by the coding sequence ATGATCCTGTTCTGGCTCCTCATCTTCCCGGCGGTCGGCGGCGTGCTGGCCTGGATCGCCGGCACCCGCAACCCGGATGCCCCGCGCTGGGTGTCGATCGCGGTGCTCACGCTCGAACTTCTCATGGCGCTCCCCCTGATCGGCGCCGCCGCCGCGCCCGGCCATGGCGCCTGGATCGCGCAGTTCGACCACTCGTGGATTCCGCAGCTCGGCATCTCCTTCGAACTCGATCTCGACGGGCTGAGCCTGGTCCTGATCCTGCTGACGATCGTGCTCAGCCTCATCTGCGTCGTGATCTCCTGGACCGAGATCACCGACCGCTCCGGCCTGTTCCACGCCAACCTGCTCTGGACCACCACCGGCGTCATCGGCGTCTTCCTCGCGCTCGACCTGTTCCTGTTCTTCTTCTTCTGGGAACTGATGCTGGTGCCGATGTATTTCATGATCGCGCTATGGGGCCACGAGAACCGCTCCTACGCGGCGATCAAGTTCTTCCTCTTCACCCAGGGCAGCGGCCTGCTCATGCTGGTGTCGATCCTCGTGCTCGTCTTCATCCACCAGCGCGCGACCGGCGATCTCACCTTCGACTATTTCGCCCTGCTCGGCACGAAAATGAGCCCGACCACCGGCTTCCTGCTGATGCTCGGCTTCTTCATCGCCTTCGCCGTGAAGCTGCCGGCGGTGCCGTTCCACACCTGGCTGCCGGACGCCCACACCGAAGCTCCCACCGCGGGGTCCGTGCTGCTCGCCGGCATCCTGCTGAAGACCGGCGCCTACGGCCTGATCCGCTTCGTGGTGCCGCTGTTTCCCGCGGCGGCGCACGCCTTCGCGCCGGTGGCGATGGCGCTCGCGGTCGCCGGAATCCTCTACGGCGCGCTGCTCGCCTTCGGCCAGAACGACCTCAAGCGCCTGGTCGCCTACAGCAGCATCAGCCACATGGGCTTCGTCCTGCTCGGCGTCTTCGCCTGGAGCACGCTCGCCCTGCAGGGCGTGGTCGCGCAGATGGTGGCGCACGGCATCAGCACCGGCGCCCTCTTCGTCCTGGTCGGCGCCCTGCAGGAACGCATCCACACCCGCGACATGCGGCGCATGGGCGGGCTCTGGGGGCAGGTGCCGCGCCTGTCCGCCTGCGGCATGTTCTTCGCCATCGCCTCGCTCGGCCTTCCCGGCCTCGGCAATTTCATCGGTGAATTCCTGATCCTGCTCGGCAGCTTCCAGGCCAGCGTGGTCTTCACCGTCATCGCCACGTTCGGGCTGGTCGCCGCCGCCGCCTATTCGCTGCTGCTGGTCCAGCGCGCCTTCCACGGCGCGGCGCGGGAACCGGCACCCCATCGCGCGATCGCCGATCTCTCGGCGCCGCATCTCGCCGTCATGGCGGTGCTGGTGGTCGCCATCGTCGGGCTCGGCCTCTATCCGCAGCCCGTCTTCGACGAGGTGGCGCCGGGCCTCTCCGCCGTGCAGCACAGCGCCGCGGTCTCGGCTTCGATGCCCGAGCACCTCGCGGAGCGCGCGCCATGA
- a CDS encoding NADH-quinone oxidoreductase subunit N — protein MTAPAFTAKAFAAFAPFTLLGAVTILVMLLIAVRRDHRLVALSTIAGLLLCCIALPLAAPASPVAVTKLFVIDGAALFYAGLVLVSALVVAALSWVYLDRVGEGPREEYYLLLLTATLGAAILPASVHFASFFLGIETLGISLLGLIAYAGPRGSAAEAGTKYLILSGAASAFLLFGMALIYAAFGSMSFARIGALAHQAGPADLYRLAGIALILSGVAFKLSLVPFHMWTPDVYEGAPAPVTAFIAVVSKIAVFAVILRFFALAGAHADASLRAGIAAVAILSMLAGNLLALLQTNVKRLLAYSSIAHLGYLLVAFLAAPALGVDAAAYYLAAYAVTSLGAFGIVALLSAPGAGRDADRIEDYRGLFRTRPFLAASLALMLLSLAGMPPTMGFIAKFYLVVAGVGTALFWPVAALLLGSVIGLYYYLRILVAMALPAPGDEEARHPNAVPPLGNAVIGALLVLLVVLGAYPAPALALIRMTIGHG, from the coding sequence ATGACCGCCCCGGCCTTCACCGCCAAGGCCTTCGCCGCCTTCGCGCCCTTCACCCTGCTCGGCGCGGTGACGATCCTGGTCATGCTGCTGATCGCCGTCCGCCGCGATCACCGCCTCGTCGCCCTGTCGACCATCGCCGGCCTGCTGCTCTGCTGCATCGCCCTGCCGCTCGCCGCTCCCGCATCCCCCGTCGCCGTGACGAAGCTGTTCGTGATCGACGGCGCCGCCCTGTTCTATGCGGGCCTCGTGCTCGTCTCCGCCCTGGTCGTCGCCGCGCTCTCCTGGGTCTATCTCGACCGGGTGGGCGAGGGGCCGCGCGAGGAATACTATCTCCTCCTGCTCACCGCGACGCTGGGCGCCGCCATCCTGCCGGCGAGCGTGCATTTCGCCTCGTTCTTCCTCGGCATCGAAACGCTCGGCATCTCGCTGCTCGGGCTGATCGCCTATGCCGGCCCGCGCGGCAGCGCGGCCGAGGCGGGCACGAAATATCTCATCCTCAGCGGCGCCGCCTCCGCCTTCCTGCTGTTCGGCATGGCGCTGATCTATGCCGCCTTCGGCTCGATGTCCTTCGCCCGCATCGGCGCGCTCGCCCATCAAGCCGGCCCGGCCGATCTCTACCGCCTCGCCGGCATCGCGCTCATTCTCTCCGGCGTCGCCTTCAAGCTCTCGCTGGTCCCGTTCCACATGTGGACGCCCGACGTGTACGAGGGCGCGCCCGCGCCGGTCACCGCCTTCATCGCCGTCGTCTCGAAAATCGCGGTCTTCGCCGTGATCCTGCGCTTCTTCGCCCTCGCCGGCGCTCATGCGGATGCCTCGCTCCGCGCCGGCATCGCCGCGGTCGCGATCCTGTCCATGCTCGCCGGCAACCTGCTCGCCCTGCTGCAGACCAACGTGAAGCGCCTGCTCGCCTATTCGTCCATCGCCCATCTGGGCTACCTGCTCGTCGCCTTCCTCGCAGCCCCGGCGCTTGGCGTCGATGCCGCGGCCTATTACCTGGCCGCCTACGCGGTCACCAGCCTCGGCGCCTTCGGCATCGTCGCGCTGCTCAGCGCGCCGGGCGCGGGGCGCGATGCCGACCGGATCGAGGATTACCGCGGCCTGTTCCGCACCCGCCCGTTCCTCGCCGCGAGCCTCGCGCTGATGCTGCTCTCGCTCGCGGGCATGCCGCCGACGATGGGCTTCATCGCCAAGTTCTACCTCGTCGTCGCCGGCGTCGGCACCGCCCTGTTCTGGCCGGTCGCCGCACTCCTGCTCGGCAGCGTGATCGGCCTCTACTACTATCTGCGCATCCTCGTCGCGATGGCGCTGCCCGCCCCCGGCGATGAGGAGGCGCGACATCCGAACGCCGTGCCCCCGCTCGGCAACGCGGTGATCGGCGCGCTGCTCGTCCTGCTGGTGGTGCTCGGCGCCTATCCGGCGCCCGCCCTCGCGCTGATCCGCATGACCATCGGCCACGGCTGA
- a CDS encoding CBS domain-containing protein, with translation MTTIRQVLDQKGWGAIVLSANHFIPQAARFLTAKRIGAAPVVDDRGALVGMLSERDIMRFVGEFDGDIKDRTAADLMTTLVASCTPEATILDAMLLMTTHRCRHLPVFEDGVLAGVVSIGDLVKARLEEAEFEVDSLRAYIVS, from the coding sequence ATGACAACGATACGCCAGGTGCTCGACCAGAAGGGCTGGGGCGCCATCGTGCTCAGCGCGAATCATTTCATCCCGCAGGCCGCGCGGTTTCTCACCGCCAAGCGCATCGGCGCCGCCCCGGTGGTCGACGATCGCGGCGCGCTGGTCGGCATGCTCTCCGAGCGCGACATCATGCGCTTCGTCGGCGAATTCGACGGCGACATCAAGGACCGCACGGCGGCCGACCTGATGACGACGCTGGTCGCCTCCTGCACGCCCGAGGCGACGATCCTCGACGCGATGCTGCTGATGACGACGCATCGCTGCCGCCATCTCCCCGTCTTCGAGGACGGCGTGCTGGCCGGCGTCGTCAGCATCGGCGATCTGGTGAAGGCCCGGCTGGAGGAAGCCGAGTTCGAGGTCGATTCGCTGCGCGCCTACATCGTCTCCTGA
- a CDS encoding bifunctional diguanylate cyclase/phosphodiesterase gives MTLAGNRPDDFTDIVNLAVEESGTGIWDRDVVTGEIRYSRGWWRILGYAEMPARSHIEAAYARVHPDDLDYVRQTMQDHFDRRTARYEVEHRLRCADGSYKWVLSRGMVVERDIAGRPVRMVGTTTDITTLRTLAEELAREKAEARFRAEQLAERTREQAAAHRLAQIGSWQWDLAAGEIRFSPETWQLAGGEARNRPVTLDELRALFPPADRRLLLRRFVAGLKAGQPVSVQHRLTAFDGRTLDVVSYAEPIGEAGGRARRLRGVTQDVTAYRRMQAALRSSEALAFRVLEATRDAVIVFDRGGRARFANARAARFAGAGQEIVGNRLADLFPGTAGHRLAAGAERAAATGAPVRLELSWAPTGRWLEADLYPGEDDISLFVRDVTERKLTQDRLIEAAETDSLTGEFNRRGFFTRLEAALTAQARGRAMALICADVNYFTEINDSFGHGVGDEVLKTVARRLKSCLRPRDILARTGGDEFMILLNGMRRPGDATTLARRIVGAMEERFELGDLSLRISLSIGLAIASLADRDAARLCRHADLALYETRTEAPGSFRVFTPAMEQESLRKRQLKRDLADALGRSELELAFQPIVRTADGTIAAAETLLRWNHPEQGRIPPAEFIPLAEESGLIAPIGAWVLRQACAAACRWPETVGLSVNVSPRQIELADLPALVRDVLEATGLAPRRLHLEITETVLVSRNRHYLATLHRLRELGVRLVLDDFGTGYSSLAQLDAFRFDAMKIDQSFLRRIRAETDETPILNAIVGMATAIRMPITVEGVETQVQLNHVRRLGAACVQGFYFGQPVNEAGMRGLLARGVPASR, from the coding sequence ATGACGCTCGCCGGCAACAGGCCCGACGATTTCACCGACATCGTCAATCTCGCGGTGGAGGAGAGCGGAACGGGGATCTGGGATCGCGACGTCGTGACCGGGGAGATCCGGTATTCGCGGGGCTGGTGGCGGATCCTGGGCTATGCCGAGATGCCGGCCCGCTCGCATATCGAGGCGGCCTATGCCCGCGTCCACCCGGATGACCTCGACTATGTCCGGCAGACGATGCAGGACCATTTCGACCGGAGGACCGCGCGCTATGAGGTCGAGCATCGGCTGCGCTGCGCCGACGGATCGTACAAATGGGTTCTCAGCCGGGGCATGGTGGTTGAGCGCGACATCGCGGGTCGCCCGGTGCGCATGGTCGGCACGACAACCGACATCACCACGCTGCGCACCCTTGCCGAGGAGCTGGCGCGGGAGAAGGCCGAGGCGCGTTTTCGCGCCGAGCAGCTCGCCGAGCGCACGCGCGAACAGGCCGCCGCCCACCGGCTCGCGCAGATCGGCAGCTGGCAATGGGACCTTGCGGCCGGCGAGATCCGCTTCTCGCCCGAGACCTGGCAGCTCGCCGGCGGCGAGGCGCGGAACCGGCCGGTGACGCTCGACGAGTTGCGGGCGCTGTTTCCGCCGGCCGATCGCCGGCTGCTGCTGCGGCGGTTTGTCGCCGGGCTGAAGGCCGGACAGCCGGTGAGCGTGCAGCACCGGCTCACCGCGTTCGACGGACGGACGCTGGACGTGGTGTCGTACGCGGAGCCGATCGGCGAGGCGGGCGGCAGGGCGAGGCGGCTCAGGGGCGTGACCCAGGACGTGACGGCGTACCGGCGGATGCAGGCCGCGCTGCGATCGTCGGAGGCGCTGGCCTTTCGCGTGCTGGAGGCGACGCGGGATGCGGTGATCGTGTTCGATCGTGGCGGCCGCGCCCGGTTCGCCAACGCGCGGGCGGCGCGGTTCGCAGGCGCCGGGCAGGAGATCGTCGGCAACCGGCTCGCCGACCTGTTCCCCGGCACCGCGGGCCACCGGCTGGCGGCCGGCGCGGAGCGCGCGGCCGCGACCGGCGCGCCGGTGCGGCTCGAACTGTCATGGGCGCCGACCGGGCGCTGGCTGGAGGCCGATCTCTATCCGGGCGAGGATGACATCTCGCTGTTCGTCCGCGACGTCACGGAGCGGAAGCTGACGCAGGACCGGCTGATCGAGGCGGCGGAAACCGACTCGCTCACCGGCGAGTTCAACCGAAGGGGATTCTTCACCCGGCTCGAGGCGGCGCTGACCGCGCAGGCCAGGGGCCGCGCGATGGCGCTGATCTGCGCCGACGTGAACTACTTCACCGAGATCAACGATTCATTCGGCCACGGCGTGGGCGACGAGGTGCTGAAGACCGTCGCCCGCCGGCTGAAATCGTGCCTGCGGCCGAGGGACATCCTGGCGCGGACCGGCGGCGACGAATTCATGATCCTGCTGAACGGCATGCGCCGGCCGGGGGATGCGACGACGCTGGCGCGGCGGATCGTCGGCGCGATGGAGGAGCGGTTCGAGCTGGGCGACCTGTCGCTGCGGATCAGCCTGTCGATCGGCCTCGCGATCGCCTCGCTCGCGGATCGGGACGCGGCGCGGCTGTGCCGGCATGCCGATCTCGCGCTGTACGAGACTCGGACGGAGGCGCCGGGGAGTTTCCGGGTGTTCACGCCGGCGATGGAACAGGAGAGCCTGCGCAAGCGGCAGCTCAAGCGCGACCTCGCGGACGCGCTCGGGCGCAGCGAGCTCGAACTGGCGTTCCAGCCGATCGTCCGCACCGCGGATGGCACGATCGCCGCCGCGGAAACGCTGCTGCGCTGGAACCATCCGGAGCAGGGCCGCATTCCGCCGGCGGAGTTCATCCCGCTCGCCGAGGAGTCCGGCCTGATCGCGCCGATCGGCGCCTGGGTGCTGCGGCAGGCCTGCGCCGCCGCGTGCCGGTGGCCGGAAACCGTCGGCCTTTCCGTCAATGTCTCGCCGCGGCAGATCGAACTGGCCGATCTGCCGGCGCTGGTGCGCGATGTGCTGGAGGCGACCGGGCTCGCCCCGCGCCGGCTTCATCTCGAGATCACCGAAACCGTTCTCGTCTCGCGCAACCGCCATTACCTGGCGACGCTGCACCGGCTGCGGGAGCTGGGCGTGCGGCTCGTGCTCGACGATTTCGGCACCGGCTATTCGTCCCTCGCCCAGCTCGATGCGTTCCGGTTCGACGCCATGAAGATCGACCAGTCCTTCCTCCGCCGGATCCGCGCGGAGACGGACGAGACGCCGATCCTGAACGCGATCGTCGGCATGGCCACGGCCATCAGGATGCCGATCACGGTGGAGGGCGTCGAAACCCAGGTGCAGCTCAACCATGTGCGCCGGCTCGGCGCGGCCTGCGTGCAGGGCTTCTATTTCGGCCAGCCCGTCAATGAGGCCGGCATGCGGGGGCTGCTCGCGCGGGGGGTGCCGGCGAGCCGGTGA
- a CDS encoding methyltransferase domain-containing protein codes for MTADNAALVAWTARVAQATRKLLPKGGDLAWLLRQSMHTHFQRLAVLPVFGLSRGPVRVLDVGAGTGALCLDLAWMCGPEARITAVDNDAHGLSLLRDLAAALHLAVDARLADAYALPVESASQDLTLSRFLFQHLERPEAALAEMVRATAPGGRVAVMEVDDGAWFSYPDEPPALERLNGAVRQLQASVGAGRQVGRRLYRMFRAAGLADVQVLAVPRVRLGLTYGRDSELETHQKEFYLNQRDRLIGAGLMTAAEFDEAMRALDASFAADDFGFACEFVAIGRVP; via the coding sequence GTGACAGCAGACAACGCCGCCTTGGTGGCATGGACGGCGCGCGTAGCGCAGGCAACACGGAAGCTGCTGCCGAAAGGCGGCGACCTGGCCTGGCTCCTGCGCCAGAGCATGCATACGCATTTCCAGCGCCTCGCGGTGCTGCCGGTGTTCGGCCTGTCGCGCGGGCCGGTCCGCGTGCTCGATGTCGGCGCCGGCACCGGCGCCCTGTGCCTCGACCTTGCCTGGATGTGCGGTCCCGAAGCCCGGATCACCGCCGTCGACAACGACGCCCACGGCCTCTCGCTGCTGCGGGACCTCGCCGCCGCGCTGCACCTCGCGGTCGATGCCCGGCTGGCCGACGCCTATGCGCTGCCGGTCGAATCCGCCAGCCAGGACCTCACGCTGAGCCGCTTCCTGTTCCAGCACCTCGAACGGCCGGAGGCCGCGCTCGCCGAAATGGTCCGCGCCACCGCCCCCGGCGGCCGCGTCGCGGTCATGGAGGTCGATGACGGCGCCTGGTTCTCCTACCCCGACGAACCTCCGGCCCTGGAGCGGCTGAACGGCGCGGTCCGGCAGTTGCAGGCCTCGGTCGGCGCCGGGCGGCAGGTCGGGCGGCGTCTCTACCGGATGTTCCGCGCCGCCGGGCTCGCGGACGTGCAGGTGCTGGCCGTCCCGCGCGTGCGCCTCGGCCTCACCTACGGTCGCGATTCCGAGCTCGAAACGCACCAGAAGGAGTTCTACCTGAACCAGCGCGACCGTCTGATCGGCGCCGGGCTGATGACCGCGGCCGAATTCGACGAGGCGATGCGGGCGCTCGATGCCAGCTTCGCCGCCGACGATTTCGGCTTCGCCTGCGAATTCGTGGCGATCGGGCGGGTGCCCTGA
- a CDS encoding LysR family transcriptional regulator yields MIYDNHAGQAPARPRFEPVLLRSFIAVVEARSFTRAARHLGLRQSTVSQHVARLEALAGRRLIARDTHRVSPTPDGDALLDFARRLLEAEARIDAYFAASALRGRIRIGASEDFVFSALPEVLADFAGRHPEVDLELTVGLSQTLYAGFDAGELDLIFAKRRAGDRRGRVAWAEELVWIARPGKRPVAGQPVPLVLYPPPSVTRERALEAMDRAHLPWRIACSSGSLSGLRAAALAGLGFAAHAARLIPPGLAPVPPDAGLPPLGLTEFVVIGPEGRHPAAALAEALLSASDRIRSAGITPGGG; encoded by the coding sequence ATGATTTATGATAATCATGCCGGCCAGGCGCCGGCGCGCCCGCGATTCGAGCCGGTGCTGCTGCGGAGTTTCATCGCGGTGGTCGAGGCGCGCAGCTTCACCCGGGCGGCGCGGCATCTCGGCCTGCGGCAGTCGACCGTGAGCCAGCACGTGGCGCGGCTGGAGGCGCTGGCCGGGCGGCGGCTGATCGCGCGGGATACGCACCGCGTCTCGCCCACGCCGGATGGCGACGCGCTGCTGGATTTCGCGCGCCGGCTGCTGGAGGCGGAGGCGCGGATCGACGCCTATTTCGCGGCGAGCGCGCTGCGCGGGCGGATCCGGATCGGCGCGTCGGAGGATTTCGTGTTCAGCGCCTTGCCGGAGGTGCTGGCCGATTTCGCCGGGCGGCATCCGGAGGTGGATCTCGAACTGACGGTGGGGCTGAGCCAGACGCTCTATGCAGGTTTCGACGCCGGCGAACTCGACCTGATCTTCGCGAAGCGGCGGGCGGGCGACCGGCGCGGGCGGGTGGCATGGGCGGAGGAGCTGGTGTGGATCGCGCGGCCGGGGAAGCGGCCGGTTGCGGGGCAGCCGGTGCCGCTGGTCCTCTACCCGCCGCCGAGTGTGACGCGGGAGCGGGCGCTGGAGGCGATGGACCGGGCGCATCTGCCGTGGCGGATCGCGTGCAGTTCGGGCAGCCTGAGCGGGTTGCGGGCGGCGGCGCTGGCCGGGCTCGGGTTCGCCGCGCACGCGGCCCGGCTGATTCCGCCGGGCCTCGCGCCGGTGCCGCCGGATGCCGGGCTGCCCCCCCTGGGACTCACCGAGTTCGTGGTGATCGGCCCGGAGGGACGGCATCCGGCGGCGGCGCTGGCCGAGGCGCTGCTCTCGGCCTCGGACCGGATCCGGTCCGCCGGAATCACGCCGGGCGGCGGCTGA
- a CDS encoding bile acid:sodium symporter family protein, with protein sequence MSIRATLSRLGIDPYLFFLLGTVALAALLPARGLAAVVVGHAVHWVVALLFFVYGAKLSTAEVLRGLLHWRLQGAVFACTFILFPALGLAAVTLLGSALPPALATGIIFVAILPSTVQSSIAFTSISRGNVPASLCSASVSNLAGMVITPLLVMLLLHAKGGFSAGALEDIALQLLAPFAAGQLLRPILGPVLQRHRLIITIVDRGSILVVVYAAFSAGMVGGIWSRVSPESLVLVMLVDAALLALVLTVTSLAGALGFSREDRITLIFCGSKKSLASGIPMANILFPAQTVGLIVLPLMLFHQFQLFVCTLIAQRFARQPAAAPAIAAYRPGLSSRASSPGRSPASPSSAQLSRQRAR encoded by the coding sequence ATGTCCATACGCGCCACGCTGTCCCGCCTCGGGATCGACCCCTACCTGTTCTTCCTCCTCGGCACCGTGGCGCTCGCCGCGCTGCTGCCCGCGCGCGGCCTCGCCGCCGTCGTGGTCGGGCACGCGGTTCACTGGGTCGTCGCCCTGCTGTTCTTCGTCTACGGCGCCAAACTCTCCACCGCCGAGGTCCTGCGCGGCCTGCTGCACTGGCGGCTCCAGGGCGCGGTGTTCGCCTGCACCTTCATCCTGTTTCCCGCCCTCGGCCTCGCCGCGGTCACCCTGCTCGGCTCCGCCCTGCCGCCGGCGCTGGCCACAGGCATCATCTTCGTCGCCATCCTGCCCTCCACGGTGCAGTCATCCATCGCCTTCACCTCGATCTCCCGCGGCAACGTGCCCGCCTCGCTGTGCAGCGCGTCGGTCTCGAACCTCGCCGGCATGGTGATCACGCCGCTCCTGGTCATGCTGCTGCTGCACGCGAAGGGCGGGTTCAGCGCCGGCGCGCTGGAAGACATCGCGCTCCAGCTCCTCGCCCCCTTCGCGGCCGGCCAGCTGCTCCGCCCCATCCTCGGCCCCGTCCTGCAACGCCACCGCCTGATCATCACCATCGTCGATCGCGGCTCGATCCTCGTCGTGGTCTACGCCGCCTTCAGCGCCGGCATGGTCGGCGGCATCTGGTCGCGCGTCTCGCCGGAAAGCCTGGTCCTGGTCATGCTGGTCGATGCGGCGCTGCTCGCGCTGGTGCTCACCGTCACCAGCCTCGCCGGCGCCCTCGGCTTCTCGCGCGAGGACCGGATCACCCTCATCTTCTGCGGTTCCAAGAAATCGCTGGCGAGCGGCATCCCGATGGCGAACATCCTCTTCCCGGCGCAGACCGTCGGGCTGATCGTGCTGCCGCTGATGCTGTTCCACCAGTTCCAGCTCTTCGTCTGCACGCTGATCGCCCAGCGCTTCGCCCGCCAGCCGGCGGCGGCTCCCGCCATCGCCGCCTACCGTCCCGGCTTGAGCAGCCGCGCGAGCTCGCCCGGCAGAAGCCCCGCGAGCCCGAGTTCGGCGCAGCTCTCCCGCCAGCGCGCGAGATAG